One region of Macrobrachium rosenbergii isolate ZJJX-2024 chromosome 20, ASM4041242v1, whole genome shotgun sequence genomic DNA includes:
- the roh gene encoding uncharacterized protein roh yields MYDSLHFQPVPQPSCISCPISVLRHPILCKAVRKMAEKGAAASSSPLDSFVNRFKIDKMSGRMMKYPYTLSAKIAQFPYGYYIKNQWVFRYYAIALVVCAPVFSWIQKQTNSPANVELWKKKRAAEH; encoded by the exons ATGTACGATAGTTTACATTTCCAACCGGTGCCTCAGCCATCTTGTATCAGCTGTCCGATTTCTGTACTTCGACATCCCATCCTTTGTAAAG CTGTCAGGAAAATGGCTGAAAAAGG AGCCGCCGCCAGTAGCAGCCCTCTTGACAGCTTCGTGAATCGCTTCAAGATAGACAAGATGAGTGGTCGTATGATGAAGTACCCTTACACCCTTAGTGCCAAGATTGCACAGTTCCCATACGGTTACTATATCAAGAATCAGTGGGTTTTCAGGTACTATGCCATCGCCTTGGTTGTCTGTGCTCCCGTCTTCAGCTGGATCCAGAAGCAGA ccaaTTCTCCTGCCAATGTGGAACTGTGGAAAAAGAAGCGTGCAgcagaacattaa